From a region of the Daphnia magna isolate NIES linkage group LG1, ASM2063170v1.1, whole genome shotgun sequence genome:
- the LOC116936377 gene encoding 39S ribosomal protein L40, mitochondrial, whose translation MNSLIRKMSMVITESLMSQRTICTNIRFPTFLQVSSPLLAEPMKKKKKMDPQIIKAREERKRKRIEKSIKKLEKNTKQLKPIEEIDWPISLQKQKLLRERTETISQPQQGQDILKAWRSYKYQQSLQETKMIDRISSSQLQALEQLRAISEDLYIKAIQMDDLLLPFTAAGPSSTPPIIGYDVLDGEYIDETPKWK comes from the exons ATGAACAGTTTAATTAG AAAAATGTCCATGGTTATAACGGAAAGCCTTATGTCGCAAAGGACGATTTGTACAAATATCCGCTTCCCGACTTTCCTACAAGTTTCTTCCCCGCTGCT AGCAGAGcctatgaaaaaaaagaaaaagatggatCCCCAAATTATCAAAGCTAGAgaagaacgaaaaagaaaaaggattgaAAAGTCCattaaaaaacttgaaaaaaacacTAAACAATTGAAACCTATAGAAGAAATTGATTGGCCTATTAGcctacaaaaacaaaaatt gttGCGTGAGCGAACAGAAACTATATCACAACCACAACAGGGGCAGGATATTCTGAAAGCTTGGCGTAGTTATAAATACCAGCAATCTTTGCAGGAAACGAAAATGATTGATCGGATTTCTTCTTCACAGTTGCAAGCTTTGGAGCAATTAAGGGCTATCTCTGAAGATCTGTACATTAAAGCAATACAG ATGGATGACTTGTTGTTGCCTTTTACTGCTGCTGGACCTAGCAGCACACCTCCAATTATTGGTTATGACGTACTAGATGGAGAGTACATTGATGAAACACCAAAGTGGAAATAA
- the LOC116936376 gene encoding uncharacterized protein LOC116936376 isoform X1, with translation MEDLLISLCENSTSETDCARRIQDLIKQGANVNRRTVGSRTPLMIVCWKYRRNDVTDIIRFLLNHGADVNLTDDFGWNALHFACRYNCTTQLPSMIDTLLRSKINVNATTRNEWNCLHQLCQYNSAEKLYGVISTLIKHNININAQTSKGDTALHLVCRYCRTVDFNAIFELFINVGARVDIVSSNGKTLLHVLCKYAIDLDLHGVVEKILDKCQPMVDRLDYYGSTAMVYAARLGCVKTVSLLLPYTKTSIIDVFGQNVVDHLNKVFSNSFPLCLCCRRMESFLSKGFRDELDRKIPYHSPRRGIDRNALEGIIPRRIDYGFTNTNRDAFIQLPTGKAWSIIRDAWTNDSDLEINPFLSFLREHTHQFCTGRHCQWCAVSEVAEQFVRQLLDAVAVLDNRFEGEIVRYGSSAENTKIISPDEFDFMLVLNHFKEAENGGTVEYAGKESSAVFQTASDSGVSSAKLLYYFYMLMAHAVNQTNDLHILFHNISFSETCVTLDCLYRGKPSVGTENSSFKLSIDITIAIIRSAINAVAQPLPSPLYSSKSPAVKKDQFLVPHRQLSGSEISGWKPSFPIAEKDAFRHFDPIITRCYCLLKLLVLLVAHTDDNNTSRKTKPSSYAIKTCLFNFVSKNHVHWEERYIDVYCRAICNEFLEKKIKLILILIIPYRFTRLKTTVEML, from the exons ATGGAAGACCTGTTGATTTCTCTTTGCGAAAACTCCACTTCAGAAACTGATTGTGCCAGGCGAATCCAAGATTTGATTAAACAAGGAG CTAATGTGAACAGAAGAACTGTTGGAAGCCGAACACCACTAATGATTGTTTGCTGGAAATACAGGAGAAACGATGTTACTG atATTATAAGATTTCTATTGAACCATGGTGCGGACGTAAATCTAACTGACGATTTTGGATGGAATGCTTTGCACTTTGCTTGTCG ATATAACTGCACGACACAGTTACCTTCCATGATCGATACCTTATTACGTAGTAAAATCAACGTAAATGCAACTACCAGAAACGAATGGAATTGCCTTCATCAACTTTGCCAGTATAATTCTGCAGAGAAACTTTATGGAGTGATTTCGACCTTGATAAAGCATAATATTAATATTAATGCTCAAACCAGTAAAGGTGACACT GCACTGCATTTAGTTTGCCGTTACTGTCGAACGGTTGACTTTAACGCAATCTTTGAACTGTTTATCAATGTTGGGGCTCGTGTAGACATAGTCTCTTCTAATGGGAAAACCTTGCTGCATGTTTTATGTAAATACGCAATTGATTTGGACTTACATGGCGTTGTG gaaaaaattttggacaaaTGTCAACCTATGGTCGATCGTCTTGATTATTATGGTTCAACGGCAATGGTTTACGCAGCCAGATTAG GTTGTGTAAAAACTGTTAGTTTGCTTCTACCTTACACAAAAACAAGCATCATTGATGTATTCGGTCAAAAT GTTGTGGATCATTTAAACAAGGTCTTCTCTAATTCCTTCCCGTTATGCCTTTGTTGCCGACGAATGGAATCTTTTTTATCTAAGGGATTTCGTGACGAGCTGGATAGGAAAATCCCTTACCATTCGCCCCGACGTGGTATAGATAGGAATGCTTTAGAAGGCATAATACCTAGACGAATCGACTATGGGTTTACTAATACCAATCGAGATGC TTTTATTCAATTACCTACTGGAAAAGCCTGGAGTATCATCAGAGACGCCTGGACTAATGATTCTGACTTGGAAATAAATCCGTTTCTAAGTTTTTTACGTGAACACACCCACCAGTTTTGCACTGGACGTCATTGCCAATGGTGCGCTGTTTCTGAGGTGGCTGAGCAG TTTGTGCGTCAACTGCTAGATGCAGTAGCTGTATTAGACAATAGATTTGAAGGTGAAATAGTTCGGTATGGAAG TTCTgcagaaaacacaaaaattatTTCGCCAGACGAATTTGATTTTATGCTAGTGTTGAACCACTTCAAAGAAGCCGAAAATGGTGGTACTGTTGAGTACGCAGGAAAGGAATCATCAGCTGTATTTCAAACTGCATCGGACAGCGGTGTTTCGTCGGCCaaattactttattactt TTACATGCTCATGGCGCATGCGGTGAACCAAACAAATGATTTGCACATTTTATTCCACAATATAAG CTTTTCAGAGACATGCGTTACCCTAGATTGCCTCTACAGAGGTAAGCCTTCTGTAGGAACAGAAAATTCGTCTTTTAAATTGAGCATCGACATCACAATCGCAATAATTCGCTCGGCAATTAATGCCGTTGCACAACCTTTGCCATCACCTTTGTATTCCAGCAAGTCACCGGCAGTGAAAAAAGACCAATTTTTGGTCCCACATCGACAACTCTCTGGCAGCGAAATTAGTGGCTGGAAACCATCTTTCCCTATTGCTGAAAAGGATGCCTTTCGTCATTTTGATCCGATAATTACGCGCTGCTATTGCCTTTTGAAGTTATTAGTTTTACTCGTAGCCCATACTGATGATAACAACACatctagaaaaacaaaaccctCGTCCTATGCAATTAAAacttgtttatttaatttcgTAAGCAAAAATCATGTTCACTGGGAGGAGCGGTACATTGATGTGTATTGCAGAGCGATTTGCAATGAAttcctagaaaaaaaaatcaaattaattcTTATTTTGATCATTCCTTACCGGTTTACACGATTAAAAACGACAGTCGAGATGTTATGA
- the LOC116933138 gene encoding neuroparsin-A, with product MHQKNTHPFKSAIWPFFISAFFIVFFSRVNCAPRCTACADKKDCLPPKNCIYGVVKDYCGRDICAKGPGHRCGGKWNSLGTCGEGLFCSCNRCGGCSLITLECFNLTCI from the exons ATGCATCAGAAGAACACGCATCCTTTCAAAAGTGCCATCTGGCCTTTTTTCATCTCTgcatttttcattgttttttttagccG TGTCAATTGTGCTCCTCGGTGCACCGCTTGCGCTGACAAGAAAGACTGTTTGCCTCCCAAGAATTGCATTTATGGCGTAGTGAAAGACTATTGCGGCCGGGATATCTGTGCAAAA GGACCAGGTCATCGTTGTGGAGGAAAATGGAATAGTCTTGGGACGTGCGGAGAAGGACTTTTCTGTTCATGCAACAGGTGTGGAGGATGTTCCTTGATTACATTAGAATGTTTCAACCTAACATGCATTTAG
- the LOC116936376 gene encoding uncharacterized protein LOC116936376 isoform X2, translating to MIDTLLRSKINVNATTRNEWNCLHQLCQYNSAEKLYGVISTLIKHNININAQTSKGDTALHLVCRYCRTVDFNAIFELFINVGARVDIVSSNGKTLLHVLCKYAIDLDLHGVVEKILDKCQPMVDRLDYYGSTAMVYAARLGCVKTVSLLLPYTKTSIIDVFGQNVVDHLNKVFSNSFPLCLCCRRMESFLSKGFRDELDRKIPYHSPRRGIDRNALEGIIPRRIDYGFTNTNRDAFIQLPTGKAWSIIRDAWTNDSDLEINPFLSFLREHTHQFCTGRHCQWCAVSEVAEQFVRQLLDAVAVLDNRFEGEIVRYGSSAENTKIISPDEFDFMLVLNHFKEAENGGTVEYAGKESSAVFQTASDSGVSSAKLLYYFYMLMAHAVNQTNDLHILFHNISFSETCVTLDCLYRGKPSVGTENSSFKLSIDITIAIIRSAINAVAQPLPSPLYSSKSPAVKKDQFLVPHRQLSGSEISGWKPSFPIAEKDAFRHFDPIITRCYCLLKLLVLLVAHTDDNNTSRKTKPSSYAIKTCLFNFVSKNHVHWEERYIDVYCRAICNEFLEKKIKLILILIIPYRFTRLKTTVEML from the exons ATGATCGATACCTTATTACGTAGTAAAATCAACGTAAATGCAACTACCAGAAACGAATGGAATTGCCTTCATCAACTTTGCCAGTATAATTCTGCAGAGAAACTTTATGGAGTGATTTCGACCTTGATAAAGCATAATATTAATATTAATGCTCAAACCAGTAAAGGTGACACT GCACTGCATTTAGTTTGCCGTTACTGTCGAACGGTTGACTTTAACGCAATCTTTGAACTGTTTATCAATGTTGGGGCTCGTGTAGACATAGTCTCTTCTAATGGGAAAACCTTGCTGCATGTTTTATGTAAATACGCAATTGATTTGGACTTACATGGCGTTGTG gaaaaaattttggacaaaTGTCAACCTATGGTCGATCGTCTTGATTATTATGGTTCAACGGCAATGGTTTACGCAGCCAGATTAG GTTGTGTAAAAACTGTTAGTTTGCTTCTACCTTACACAAAAACAAGCATCATTGATGTATTCGGTCAAAAT GTTGTGGATCATTTAAACAAGGTCTTCTCTAATTCCTTCCCGTTATGCCTTTGTTGCCGACGAATGGAATCTTTTTTATCTAAGGGATTTCGTGACGAGCTGGATAGGAAAATCCCTTACCATTCGCCCCGACGTGGTATAGATAGGAATGCTTTAGAAGGCATAATACCTAGACGAATCGACTATGGGTTTACTAATACCAATCGAGATGC TTTTATTCAATTACCTACTGGAAAAGCCTGGAGTATCATCAGAGACGCCTGGACTAATGATTCTGACTTGGAAATAAATCCGTTTCTAAGTTTTTTACGTGAACACACCCACCAGTTTTGCACTGGACGTCATTGCCAATGGTGCGCTGTTTCTGAGGTGGCTGAGCAG TTTGTGCGTCAACTGCTAGATGCAGTAGCTGTATTAGACAATAGATTTGAAGGTGAAATAGTTCGGTATGGAAG TTCTgcagaaaacacaaaaattatTTCGCCAGACGAATTTGATTTTATGCTAGTGTTGAACCACTTCAAAGAAGCCGAAAATGGTGGTACTGTTGAGTACGCAGGAAAGGAATCATCAGCTGTATTTCAAACTGCATCGGACAGCGGTGTTTCGTCGGCCaaattactttattactt TTACATGCTCATGGCGCATGCGGTGAACCAAACAAATGATTTGCACATTTTATTCCACAATATAAG CTTTTCAGAGACATGCGTTACCCTAGATTGCCTCTACAGAGGTAAGCCTTCTGTAGGAACAGAAAATTCGTCTTTTAAATTGAGCATCGACATCACAATCGCAATAATTCGCTCGGCAATTAATGCCGTTGCACAACCTTTGCCATCACCTTTGTATTCCAGCAAGTCACCGGCAGTGAAAAAAGACCAATTTTTGGTCCCACATCGACAACTCTCTGGCAGCGAAATTAGTGGCTGGAAACCATCTTTCCCTATTGCTGAAAAGGATGCCTTTCGTCATTTTGATCCGATAATTACGCGCTGCTATTGCCTTTTGAAGTTATTAGTTTTACTCGTAGCCCATACTGATGATAACAACACatctagaaaaacaaaaccctCGTCCTATGCAATTAAAacttgtttatttaatttcgTAAGCAAAAATCATGTTCACTGGGAGGAGCGGTACATTGATGTGTATTGCAGAGCGATTTGCAATGAAttcctagaaaaaaaaatcaaattaattcTTATTTTGATCATTCCTTACCGGTTTACACGATTAAAAACGACAGTCGAGATGTTATGA